A window of Streptomyces profundus genomic DNA:
CGCGAGATCGATCCTGTGGTGGCGGGTGTACTGCTCCAGATAGCGGACGAAGTCGCCCCTGGACACCCAGCGTCCGGCGGACCTGGGTATGGAGAGCCCGGGGAGCGCGGACCAGCGCCGGGTGGTGTGCAGACGCAACCCCTCGTAGTGGCCGCGCCAACTGGCGCCCACATCGGGCGACTTCTCCACCACCACGGCACGGACGCCCCGTTGGGCGAGCGCCGCGGCGACTGCGAGGCCGCCTGGCCCCGCGCCGATCACATGCACGGGGGCGGTGGGGTCCGGCGGTACGGGCGGATTCGGCATGGGCAGGAGCATACGCAGCCGCCGCCCCGGCGAGGGCTGGGGCGGCGGCTGTGTGCCGGCGGGACGCGCCGGCGTGTCACATCGGCGGGACGCGCCGTCCCGGAGACAGGGGCCGGGCGGCAGCGCCCGTTCCCTTACTTCGCGGGCTTACGGCCGGTGACGCCCAGATACACCAACAGGGAGAGCGCCGGCCGGAGTTCGGACTGCTTGGCGCCCAGCGACTGAAGGCTCTTGGGCTGGGCCGACACCGCGGCCAGCATGGCCACCAGCGAACCGGCGAGCGCCGCGGGCGAGGCGGGCGGCTTGGTTCTGCCCCGGCCGAGTTGGCTCTCGATCGACTCGGTCAACGGCTTCACCACGGCGCCCTGCACCCGGGTTCTGATCCGGACGAATCGCCGGTCCCCCTCGGCCGCGCCGAGGTCGATCACCCGGAGGATAGCGTCATGTTTGCGCCAGAAGCCGAGGAGGCCGTCCACGAGCTTGTCGGCCGTCTCCTTGCCCGCCTTGCCGGTCCACGACCGGCCGGCGACC
This region includes:
- a CDS encoding TetR family transcriptional regulator produces the protein MTGKVTTVDGRVAGRRGQATRQKLLDCLGKMLNSSPYRDVKVIDVARKAGTSPATFYQYFPDVEAAVLEIAEETVRDSAALSELVAGRSWTGKAGKETADKLVDGLLGFWRKHDAILRVIDLGAAEGDRRFVRIRTRVQGAVVKPLTESIESQLGRGRTKPPASPAALAGSLVAMLAAVSAQPKSLQSLGAKQSELRPALSLLVYLGVTGRKPAK